In Trichocoleus sp. FACHB-46, the genomic stretch CTTGAAGCGGCTCGGCGCAAGCTTTATAGCTCTGTGTCCTCGATTTGTAATAAAGAAGTCACTAACTTACGAATTGATGACACCACTCAAGATCAACAGGTATTGCCCCATCCTAAAGAATGGGTGGGGGCGGTAGTCACCCGTGCTGGGGCGCTGGGTCGTTGGGTGATTGAAGCCATCTCTGATGTTGGGGCCTCGATTAAGCAGCTTGATGGTTGGGGATTTGCTAGCCAAGTCCCCCTGGATGAACTGAGCTTGTTGGAGTAGGTGATCGCCTACCGTTGAACCAAGTTTTCCAAGAGCCTAACTAGGCGATCGCCTGTAGCTGCTTGTTGTCTAGCTGTGGGTGACTGTTCCTCCACATTTCCCGCCACTCGCTCCATTTGTTCAATTCCTTTCAGTCACTACATGACAATACAGGGGCAAATAAAGAGAGGGAGAGGGGAGCGATCGCATTTCTCCGGGCAATCTAAAAATGCACGTGTCGCGGCTCGGTTGACTGAGCTTTTTGATGAGTAAGTTACGAGCCTTGTGGCCTGCCTGGTTTCCCTATCCCAGTTCTTGGTTCAGAGCTTGGGGTTTGGCAATACCAACATTTGCTGGAGTGGCAGTTTTTAGTCTTGAAGTTTGGCGCTTCTTCATCCTGTTTATTGTCGGGACAGCCGAGCAAGCAGAGGGCATGTCATTTTTCCTTTGGATGTCCGTGGGAGCCTTAGCCGCATCGCTAGTCCTTTATTTGGTGTTTGTAGGCTTGTACTCTCTACTACTCCGCCTGTTCTGGACAAAACCGCCTCAATGGGTGCATTTCCGCGATTGGAAGATGGTGCTTTACGGTTTTGTAGTGACTACGCTAGCAATATTGGCAAGTGCCATCACCTTTGCTTCATTTCTCAAAGCTATTCCAGTGGGTGATTCAGTCGTTGCCACGATTCAAAGAAGAGATGGCTTGGATGAGGAACAGGTTATAGAGAGGCTATTTGGCGTTTGGTTTGTCGTTGCCGCTTACTGCTACCAGACAGAGCTGCTAGTTCGCCAACGTCTCAATAAAAAGCGATCGCCCTAATAAGGTGAGCGATCGCCCTTCCAACAGCTGATTAGATTTTTATGCTGCTACTCCAACAGATTTTTTAGGTAAACCGCGAGGACACCTAACTGCCAGATCAGGCTGAACATGGTTCCACAAAGTCTCTAGTTCTTCTGCCAGGTACTCTGAATCAATTTCTGTGGTTGGGTCGTGTTGTTCGTCCTTCAGCACAGCATAGAGACTGGTTTGAAGAGTACTGCTCTCATCCTTCCACTGACGATAGCGCAGCTCTGGTTGATAACCCATCTCTACCAGCAGTGCCAGAGTTTCGCTGATGGTCATATTCTCAACCTCACTCAGGACAACGTAGAGCAAAACTTGTCCCGGTCCTGGCTTAACTGGCATTTCTAAGGGTGCTAAGGGCTGTAATGGTGCTACGGATTGCATAGTTCTATCCTCTGAAAGTGCATTCGTAACGTTTACCTTTGCCAACTTTGCGAACGTTGGAAATGGTGACTTTTGACCCTCCTTGATGAGTCGCTGTTCTTGCTAAAGCTTCGCACTTTTTCTGAGCTTCTGCGACGCTATCTGCCCACACATAATCAATCCAGTTTTCTTGTTCGCCTTCAGCTTCTGGGTCATCCAAAACGGGCATAGGAATCAGGATTGGGTTTTCCAAAGTGTGCTTGACCTGCCAGTAAACTGCTCCTCCAACGGTTACTACTGCAACAACACACTGAGGCGTACTCATACATGCAGCTACAGCAGGAACTAAAGCCGCAGGGGTAGCCTCCGTTTGTTGTGGGATTGACAGAGCTGCTGTGGCAGCAGCGAGGGCGATCGCTACTTGTTTCCTAAACATAGGCATTTCTTTGATTGCGAAAGTTAGTTATTTCTCGTACTGAAGGTGTAACTCTGGTACGTCCCCGCCGCGTTGTACTGGATGCCGATCCAGGTTTCGCGATCGGTGTCCAAGGGAAAATATTCCACAGTGCCAATGAAGCAATAGGGGAAGCCAGCCAAATTCCGCATAGCATCGGTGCTGTTGCCTTCTGCAACATAAATGAGTCGGCTTAACTGCTCCCGTGAAAGTGTGGCTTCTGGATCTACCACCTGGCATTGCTCTTGAATTGGAGCGGCTGCATAAGGGTTGTTTGCAACGGCTTGAGTGCCAAGGCCCAGCTCTGCACCAATATCTTGCTGGCATTGCTGCATCGTTGTAGCTAGCAGTAGCCCGAAGGCAAGTTGTTTCATCACTGCCCCCTAGCTTCCAGTTTCTAGAAACTGTTGTCTCAACTTGTTATAGGTTTCGAGTTCCGCTGTCACCTCGATTTCAAACCGCTCCATGCCACGCACAGCGCCTCTGGCTCGGTAAAGGTTAATTTCACCTTGAGACGAGTCTGTCGAGGTTGCAGCCGCTTGCTCGTTGAGGCGTTGCAGCCGCTCTGTTAGTTCTTGGCCCCTTTGTTGCAAACTGCCTATTTTGGTTTGCAGAGTGGCGAGCGCTCCTCCCACTTCTGGCGGTAGCAGTTCCCCCTCAATCACTCCGGCGCTGGCCCACTCCTCGGAGTAACGAGACTTCGCATCGATCACCCAATCTTTAGACTGCATGCCCTCGGTTTTTACCCGCTGGGCGAAGTCAGAGAAGAGCGATCGTGCCAGTTCGGTAAATCCGCTTTTGTCACGTAACAGCGGCTCCGGTGCAACTTCAAGCAACCAATTGAACCAACGGGTTCTAATCGTCACCTCTTTGACACTGTGCTCATCTGCGATCTGCTGTGCGGTGTATCGTGCGGACTGTGCGGTAGATGTGCGGCTAGGCGTGCTACTAGGGTGCGAACGCACGTGCGTTGTTACGTTTTCCATATGTACTCATTCCTTAGAATCCTTGATTTGTTCAGTTTTCAGGTTGTGCTGTACGTGTACAGCGATCGCACAGAATCCGCGCGGTTGCATGTGCTTTTCCCGTGCGATCAGACAAATAGAAGCTTATCAAATTTGGCATCTTTTGGCATCCAATGGCATCCAAATGAAGCTATTCTTTAGAAATTGATGCTTTTGAGTAAAATGAGATGCGTGATTTGGTGACTAACGACTTGCCACGAAAAGACGAGCGAATTTCTGTCCCGTTTGATGCGGAGACCTATGAGCGACTAGAGCAAATGGCTAACCAAGAAGAGCGGCCTATTGCTCGACAAGTCACGCTATTGGTGAAAGCCGCCTTTGAGTTGATTGATGAGCAAGGCTTTCGGCTAGTAGAAGGGAAACTGAGAAAAATCTCTTTTGAAGAGCTGGAGACTAAGGATAGCTAAAAGCTCTTCAAGAGAAAAATAGTTTTTATATAAAGAAGTTGCTGCAGCAGCTATGCCAACGAAATTTATTACCAGTTGCGATTGCAAATTAAGCCAGACCAAACTCCGGTGGAGATTGCTCACAAGCTGCTAAAAAAATTGGCGATCGATAAGGGCAAGAAGGAGCGGCCTGGTGATATTCAACTCGTGGCTCGGCCCGGTAGGCGGGAAGAAAAACGAGACAACGTCTACCGGATTGATCTCAGTGTGAATCCGGTTCGGGCTCGGCTGCTTGAAGCGGCTCGG encodes the following:
- a CDS encoding acyl carrier protein yields the protein MQSVAPLQPLAPLEMPVKPGPGQVLLYVVLSEVENMTISETLALLVEMGYQPELRYRQWKDESSTLQTSLYAVLKDEQHDPTTEIDSEYLAEELETLWNHVQPDLAVRCPRGLPKKSVGVAA